From the Manihot esculenta cultivar AM560-2 chromosome 3, M.esculenta_v8, whole genome shotgun sequence genome, one window contains:
- the LOC110608172 gene encoding uncharacterized protein LOC110608172: MTDQPLKKILHRLKTSSRMLAWSIEISLYCLEYRSCTAIKSQALADFIAECSFSEKQAGPGETPLEAPEEERERQSPREFNWKLYVDGASSVGGSGAGIMLKGPEGFKVCYALRLEFKASNNVAEYEALINGMLIAAEVGVTDLEINSGSQLVINQITGAYQARDQTMQSYLAKVKAIETELVEQGIMVRCQRIPREDNEEADLLSRLSKEELEQLPDEVEQGQSWMTPYLEYLEKGKLPEDKDEAKKIAARAANYQAVRGILYRRGKSTPWLRCVGPDEAVKVLKEIHRGMCGAHEGAGTLANKIFRQGYYWPTVKKEAEEFVRRCDICQWFANAINVPATPQSSISSPWPFSQWGIDILGPFPKTTGQKKFVVVAVEYFSKWPEAEAIPTITARKMIDFVWGNIICRFGIPRILISDNGRQFNCRTFKEFTMNMGIWHKFSSVAHPQTNGQTEVTNRAILQGLKKRLDGAKANWANELNSILWALRTTPKTSTKETPFALAFGTEAVVPIELQVPTLRVQFNDENANSDKLRSNLDALEEIREEAQVRTAAY, translated from the exons ATGACAGACCAGCCGCTGAAGAAGATTCTCCACAGACTGAAAACCTCAAGTCGGATGCTTGCTTGGTCCATTGAGATCAGCCTGTACTGTTTGGAATACCGGTCTTGCACTGCCATAAAGTCTCAAGCCctcgctgacttcatagcagagtgttCTTTCAGTGAGAAACAAGCAGGACCTGGTGAGACACCCCTGGAAGCACcagaagaggaaagagaaaGACAATCCCCTCGAGAATTTAACTGGAAGTTGTATGTGGACGGGGCATCCAGCGTTGGGGGTAGCGGTGCAGGAATAATGCTAAAAGGACCTGAGGGTTTCAAAGTCTGTTATGCTCTGCGCTTGGAATTCAAAGCCTCTAACAATGTAGCGgaatatgaagccctgataAATGGGATGCTAATCGCAGCGGAGGTAGGGGTAACTGATCTTGAAATAAATAGCGGCTCCCAGCTAGTAATCAATCAGATAACAGGGGCATATCAGGCAAGAGACCAAACAATGCAGAGCTACTTGGCGAAGGTAAAAGCCATAGAGACCGAGCTCGTCGAACAGGGGATTATGGTACGGTGCCAGAGGATACCCCGGGAGGacaatgaggaggcagacctgcttagccgATTGTCTAAAGAGGAGCTGGAACAACTCCCTGACGAG GTTGAGCAGGGCCAAAGCTGGATGACTCCATACTTGGAATACCTTgagaagggaaagctccctGAGGACAAAGATGAAGCAAAAAAAATAGctgctcgagctgccaattaccaagcagtaaggggAATCCTATACAGAAGAGGAAAATCCACtccatggctccgatgtgtaGGCCCAGACGAAGCAGTCAAGGTGCTGAAAGAAATACACCGGGGAATGTGTGGAGCTCATGAAGGAGCAGGAACGTTGGCGAACAAAATTTTTAGACAAGGCTATTACTGGCCCACTGTCAAGAAAGAAGCTGAGGAGTTCGTCCGAAGGTGTGACATATGCCAATGGTTCGCTAACGCCATCAACGTACCAGCCACCCCTCAGTCCAGCATATCTAGCCCATGGCCGTTCTCACAGTGGGGCATAGATATCTTGGGACCTTTTCCTAAAACCACGGGGCAGAAGAAGTTTGTAGTGGTGGCCGtagagtacttctcaaaatggccagaggcagaggcaATCCCCACAATTACAGCCAGAAAGATGATAGACTTTGTTTGGGGCAACATCATCTGCAGGTTTGGGATACCAAGGATACTCATTTCAGACAACGGCAGGCAGTTCAACTGCAGAACCTTTAAGGAGTTCACAATGAACATGGGTATATGGCACAAGTTCTCTTCAGTTGCTCACCCCCAAACcaacggccaaacagaggtcactAATCGGGCAATTCTCCAAGGACTGAAGAAACGGTTGGATGGGGCAAAGGCAAATTGGGCAAATGaactcaacagcatcctgtgggcactccgaactacccccaAGACGTCCACCAAAGAGACGCCCTTTGCACTCGCATTTGGCACTGAGGCCGTAGTTCCAATCGAACTACAAGTCCCTACACTTCGAGTCCAGTTCAATGATGAGAACGCCAACAGCGATAAACTGAGAAGTAACCTGGATGCCTTAGAAGAAATcagggaggaagctcaagtccgTACAGCCGCTTATTAA
- the LOC110611603 gene encoding alpha-copaene synthase-like, protein MVKGSSRNPSLSLLPQLSPHLPQQVSHGLNRPIRKCLRRLDSRYYIDAYTWDKSYNSRLQYAKLDVNMVQQLHQKKLNGITGLMNDIVSHKLEQEREHVPSSVECYMKQRGVSEEDTVKLFREEIRNAWKVINEERLRPTPDPMPLLDRIMNLARAMDVTCWKDGDGFTNSFILKDYVASLFKDPLP, encoded by the exons ATGGTGAAGGGAAGTTCAAGGAATCCTTCACTATCACTGTTGCCTCAATTAAGCCCTCATCTTCCGCAGCAGGTGAGCCATGGCCTGAACCGCCCCATTCGCAAATGTCTGCGGAGGTTGGATTCAAGGTACTATATCGATGCCTACACATGGGATAAATCATACAACTCAAGATTACAGTATGCGAAGTTAGATGTCAACATGGTGCAGCAGCTGCATCAGAAGAAACTCAATGGCATCACAGG GCTCATGAACGACATCGTATCCCATAAG ttGGAGCAGGAGAGAGAACATGTCCCATCAAGCGTTGAATGCTACATGAAACAGCGTGGAGTTTCAGAGGAAGACACAGTTAAATTGTTTAGAGAAGAGATTAGAAATGCTTGGAAAGTTATCAATGAGGAGCGGCTGAGACCAACTCCAGATCCAATGCCTCTGTTGGACAGAATTATGAATCTTGCTCGTGCAATGGATGTCACCTGCTGGAAGGATGGCGATGGATTCACAAACTCTTTCATTTTAAAGGACTATGTTGCTTCATTGTTTAAGGACCCTCTTCCCTAA
- the LOC110612121 gene encoding chitin-inducible gibberellin-responsive protein 1, whose amino-acid sequence MESHPLFRYGVTGAGISYSTSYAIAPSMPNRLFGSLNFDIGNSPSSPFSNQFDCDTIITLSESQEQYSSTEKLSGASPSCNSSLESSSYFHRLSPPLFQDANSSENIKHALLRLETALMEPDDDEDIRIADTSVGESSRPQTSGQRTRAWSQEHHVIQPQTSSVSRNKQSSEGVEKHLKTIEEAKFQSVLPGNLKQLLIACAKALAENNINDFDKLIAMARCAVSISGEPIQRLGAYLIEGLVARKESSGNSIYHALRCGEPESRDLLSYMQILYEICPYLKFGYMAANGAIAEACKNEDRIHIIDFQIGQGTQWITLLQALAAKPDGAPHVRITGIDDPVSKHARGDGLEAVHRRLAEISEKFSIPVEFHGVPVFTPEVTREMLGVRPGEALAVNFPLQLHHTPDESVDVRNPRDGLLRMVKSLNPKVVTLVEQESNTNTTPFLTRFIETLDYYLAIFESIDVTLPRDRKERIGVEQHCLAKDIVNVIACEGKERVERHELFGKWKSRLTMAGFRQYPLSSYVNSVIRGLLRCYSEHYTLIEKDGVMLLGWKNRNLISASAWN is encoded by the coding sequence ATGGAATCGCACCCGCTCTTCAGATATGGTGTCACTGGTGCAGGCATATCCTACTCAACTTCTTATGCAATTGCTCCTTCAATGCCCAATAGACTCTTTGGGTCCTTAAACTTTGATATAGGAAACTCACCTAGCTCACCCTTCTCAAATCAATTTGATTGTGATACTATTATCACATTGAGTGAGAGCCAGGAGCAGTACAGTTCTACTGAGAAACTTTCAGGAGCTAGCCCTTCTTGTAACTCCTCACTTGAATCCAGTAGCTACTTTCATCGGCTGAGCCCCCCATTGTTTCAAGATGCAAATTCTAGCGAgaacataaaacatgcattgctGAGATTGGAGACTGCTCTGATGGAacctgatgatgatgaagacatAAGAATTGCTGATACTTCTGTTGGGGAAAGTAGTAGACCACAGACATCAGGTCAGAGGACTAGGGCCTGGAGCCAGGAGCATCATGTGATTCAGCCTCAGACATCCTCTGTTTCTAGGAATAAGCAATCAAGTGAAGGAGTTGAGAAGCATCTAAAAACAATAGAAGAAGCAAAATTTCAAAGTGTTTTACCAGGCAATCTGAAGCAATTGCTCATTGCATGTGCTAAAGCTCTGGCAGAAAACAATATAAATGATTTTGATAAGCTGATTGCAATGGCTAGATGTGCAGTGTCTATCAGTGGAGAGCCAATCCAGCGCCTCGGTGCATACTTGATAGAAGGTTTGGTAGCAAGGAAGGAGTCATCAGGCAATAGCATTTATCATGCCCTTAGGTGTGGAGAGCCTGAAAGCAGGGACTTGCTTTCTTACATGCAGATACTATATGAAATTTGTCCTTATCTGAAGTTCGGATACATGGCAGCTAACGGAGCCATTGCTGAAGCATGCAAAAATGAGGACCGCATCCATATCATTGACTTCCAAATTGGTCAGGGAACCCAGTGGATAACTCTCCTTCAAGCTCTTGCAGCAAAGCCAGATGGAGCTCCCCATGTTCGTATTACAGGTATTGATGATCCTGTTAGTAAACATGCCCGTGGTGATGGGTTAGAGGCAGTTCACAGAAGATTAGCTGAAATCTCTGAGAAATTTAGTATTCCTGTTGAGTTCCATGGTGTGCCAGTTTTTACTCCAGAAGTTACACGGGAAATGCTTGGTGTGAGGCCTGGGGAAGCCTTGGCTGTGAACTTCCCCTTGCAGCTCCATCACACTCCTGATGAGAGCGTCGATGTGAGAAATCCAAGGGATGGGCTGCTTCGAATGGTCAAATCACTTAATCCCAAGGTGGTCACTTTAGTGGAGCAAGAATCAAACACAAACACAACTCCTTTCCTTACAAGGTTCATAGAAACTCTAGACTACTATTTGGCAATATTCGAGTCCATAGACGTGACACTGCCAAGGGACCGAAAGGAGCGTATTGGTGTAGAGCAGCACTGTTTAGCCAAGGATATTGTGAATGTTATTGCTTGTGAAGGAAAAGAGAGGGTGGAGCGTCATGAGCTCTTTGGCAAGTGGAAGTCTAGGCTTACAATGGCTGGCTTCCGGCAATACCCTTTGAGCTCGTACGTCAACTCTGTGATAAGGGGCTTGCTGAGGTGTTACTCAGAACATTACACACTGATAGAGAAGGATGGGGTTATGTTGTTGGGCTGGAAGAACAGGAATTTGATATCTGCTTCTGCATGGAATTAA